A stretch of Synechococcus sp. WH 8020 DNA encodes these proteins:
- a CDS encoding RNA recognition motif domain-containing protein encodes MTIYIGNLSFQAEQEDLLDLFGQYGEVKSASLPLDRETGRKRGFGFVEMATDEDEQKAIDDLQNVEWMGRMIRVNKATPRERTGGGGGGGRGGYGGGGGYGGGGGGNGGGGGGYGGGNRW; translated from the coding sequence ATGACCATCTACATCGGCAATCTGTCTTTCCAGGCAGAACAAGAAGATCTTCTCGATCTATTCGGTCAATACGGAGAGGTGAAGAGCGCAAGTCTTCCTCTCGATCGAGAAACAGGTCGCAAGCGCGGCTTTGGCTTCGTTGAAATGGCCACAGACGAAGATGAGCAAAAGGCCATCGACGATCTCCAGAACGTCGAGTGGATGGGCCGCATGATCCGTGTCAACAAAGCAACACCACGTGAGCGCACTGGCGGCGGCGGCGGCGGCGGCCGCGGTGGTTACGGCGGCGGCGGCGGTTACGGCGGCGGCGGCGGCGGCAATGGCGGCGGTGGCGGTGGTTACGGCGGCGGCAACCGCTGGTGA
- a CDS encoding DEAD/DEAH box helicase, with protein MTNTPAQDAGSCSVDLSMSEISDATASETSEAVFTTVIESVEEPKAPSGFAEFGFSEALLKTLADKGYKEPSPIQKAAIPELMLGRDLVGQAQTGTGKTAAFALPLLERLQGDSPLPSVLVLAPTRELAMQVAEAFKAYSAGHPHLNVLAIYGGSDFRSQINALRRGVDVVVGTPGRVMDHMRQGTLNTSGLRSLVLDEADEMLRMGFIDDVEWILEQLPEERQVVLFSATMPNEIRRLSKRYLREPAEITIKTKDKEARRIRHRCITMQNSHKLEALNRVLEAVTGEGVIIFARTKAITLTVAESLEAAGHDVAVLNGDVPQNQRERTVERLRKGTVNILVATDVAARGLDVDRIGLVINYDMPFDSEAYVHRIGRTGRAGRSGDAILFITPRERRFVGNLERAVGQAIEPMDIPSNAEINQSRLDRLRTRLSIEATSEDKPEEETALLQELIQRVAQELEVEPGQLTLAAMRLAVGEGPLLVQGDESWLKAPLRNDRRDDRRGDRGNDRGRRPERASRPPEDDMERFRVEVGHRDRVKPGNLVGAIANESGLEGRMIGRIQIFETHSLVDLPKGMPENVFNSLRRLKVMNRELQIRQDS; from the coding sequence ATGACCAATACACCAGCTCAGGACGCAGGGTCCTGTTCAGTGGATCTCAGCATGTCTGAGATTTCCGACGCCACCGCATCGGAAACCTCCGAAGCGGTCTTTACAACGGTGATTGAGAGCGTAGAAGAGCCCAAAGCCCCCTCTGGATTTGCGGAGTTTGGCTTCAGTGAGGCACTCCTCAAAACACTTGCTGACAAGGGATATAAAGAACCCTCACCCATCCAAAAGGCGGCCATCCCAGAGCTCATGCTCGGACGCGATCTGGTAGGCCAAGCTCAAACCGGAACCGGAAAAACAGCCGCCTTCGCCCTCCCTTTGCTGGAACGATTGCAAGGCGACAGCCCACTCCCAAGCGTGCTTGTGCTGGCGCCGACCCGCGAACTAGCGATGCAAGTAGCGGAAGCATTCAAGGCCTATTCCGCTGGGCATCCCCACCTCAATGTGCTGGCGATCTATGGAGGGTCCGATTTTCGCTCCCAAATCAACGCTTTGAGACGTGGTGTTGACGTTGTCGTGGGAACGCCTGGTCGCGTCATGGATCACATGCGACAAGGAACCCTGAATACAAGCGGATTGCGCAGCCTTGTCCTCGACGAGGCCGATGAAATGCTTCGGATGGGCTTCATCGACGATGTGGAATGGATCCTCGAGCAACTACCCGAAGAGCGTCAGGTCGTGCTGTTTTCAGCGACGATGCCCAACGAAATACGCAGGCTTTCGAAGCGCTACTTGCGTGAACCTGCAGAGATCACGATCAAAACGAAGGACAAAGAAGCACGTCGGATCCGCCATCGCTGCATCACCATGCAGAACTCGCACAAGCTCGAGGCACTCAACCGTGTGCTTGAAGCGGTGACGGGCGAAGGGGTGATTATTTTTGCCCGAACCAAGGCAATCACACTCACGGTTGCGGAATCCCTAGAAGCCGCCGGTCACGACGTGGCAGTTCTCAACGGAGATGTGCCCCAAAACCAACGGGAACGCACCGTGGAACGTCTTCGCAAAGGAACCGTCAACATTCTTGTGGCCACCGATGTTGCAGCTCGCGGTCTCGATGTTGACCGTATCGGTCTCGTCATCAACTACGACATGCCGTTCGATAGTGAGGCCTACGTCCATCGCATCGGTCGGACAGGCCGCGCTGGACGCAGCGGCGATGCCATCCTGTTCATCACACCCAGGGAGCGCAGGTTCGTTGGCAATCTCGAACGCGCTGTGGGACAGGCCATTGAGCCGATGGACATCCCTAGCAATGCTGAAATCAACCAGAGTCGTCTTGACCGTCTTCGCACCCGCCTGAGCATTGAAGCCACCAGCGAAGACAAGCCCGAGGAAGAAACTGCCCTACTCCAGGAGCTCATCCAAAGAGTGGCCCAAGAGCTTGAGGTAGAGCCAGGTCAACTCACTTTGGCCGCCATGAGGTTGGCCGTTGGCGAAGGCCCCCTATTGGTACAAGGCGATGAAAGCTGGCTGAAAGCTCCACTGCGCAACGACCGCCGAGATGATCGACGCGGGGATCGAGGCAACGACCGCGGCAGGCGACCAGAGCGAGCATCACGCCCGCCAGAAGATGACATGGAACGCTTCAGGGTTGAAGTCGGTCATCGCGATCGCGTCAAACCCGGCAATCTCGTTGGAGCCATTGCCAACGAATCAGGATTAGAAGGACGAATGATTGGTCGCATTCAGATCTTTGAAACGCACAGCCTTGTCGACCTTCCCAAAGGAATGCCAGAAAACGTTTTTAATTCTCTTCGTCGTCTCAAAGTGATGAACCGAGAGCTTCAAATCCGCCAGGATTCCTAA
- a CDS encoding phosphomannose isomerase type II C-terminal cupin domain, producing MSAIERVIRPWGWYEDLGSGQGYKLKRLLIRQGQRLSLQRHQHRSENWTVAKGSGELFCQGQWSNVLAGDTLHIPKGAIHRASGGDGDLVIIEVQHGSILEESDIERLEDDFGRVLR from the coding sequence GTGAGCGCAATCGAGAGAGTGATTCGCCCTTGGGGCTGGTACGAAGATTTAGGCAGTGGCCAGGGTTACAAGCTCAAAAGATTGCTGATACGGCAAGGACAACGCTTGAGCCTTCAACGCCATCAACACCGAAGCGAAAACTGGACGGTGGCAAAGGGAAGTGGGGAGCTGTTTTGCCAAGGCCAATGGTCGAATGTTTTAGCCGGAGACACCCTGCACATCCCCAAAGGAGCCATCCACCGTGCTTCGGGTGGAGATGGAGACCTAGTGATCATTGAGGTCCAGCACGGATCGATCCTTGAAGAAAGCGATATCGAACGCTTGGAGGATGACTTCGGCAGAGTGTTAAGATAA
- a CDS encoding ATP-dependent DNA helicase, protein MQSSASDALVALHRGVLATLQRRMPPEQSSEPLFELIRALTTALSRGDISLQLHDGAEVPEGIETDGWPLLHREALVASGWLDGDQAVLVLNHNTLSWRRWQAAMQELELELLRRCFQAPIHATNQDAAISHPSKNNDLSAEQQAAVRAIDRYGVVLLSGGPGTGKTSTVQHMLLRAYEKQPKLRARLAAPTGKAARRLQDAIRSNPITAALPCTTVHRLLEARPGGFGRHRRNPLELDLLIVDEMSMVDLELGRALLSALPTHCQLILVGDSAQLPPIGAGAVWQHLQEPDQNKRFKDGAITLTEVYRNRGALAQMSAVLRDQGLKPFWSQLSSLPKTSNITVHYSQTRQIPEAVHAALTQHLDHLKDKASALGINAHGQPDQQQAQELLNILDTSMVLCPRRRGPWGVNAVHQHLLNSSEPQRWPSGLPVLCSENQPELGLANGDLGVMVGEGVQQRALFLCSDPSGDSRHALYHPARLRSLEPALALTIHKAQGCEMDKVMLLWPTLDDRQSSALLYTAITRAKQQVLLFADPAALALGRCTTILAS, encoded by the coding sequence ATGCAATCTTCAGCATCGGATGCTCTTGTTGCCCTTCACCGTGGGGTGCTCGCCACACTTCAACGGCGCATGCCGCCGGAGCAAAGCAGTGAACCACTCTTCGAGCTCATACGAGCACTCACAACTGCCCTGAGCAGAGGCGACATCTCACTTCAACTCCACGACGGCGCCGAGGTTCCAGAGGGGATCGAAACAGATGGCTGGCCCCTGCTTCACCGGGAAGCCTTAGTGGCTAGTGGATGGCTGGATGGTGACCAAGCGGTTTTAGTCCTGAATCACAACACCCTGTCGTGGCGTCGCTGGCAAGCAGCCATGCAAGAGCTCGAACTCGAACTTCTGCGCCGCTGTTTCCAGGCTCCAATCCATGCAACAAACCAAGACGCCGCGATCAGCCACCCGTCCAAGAACAACGATCTCAGTGCTGAACAGCAAGCGGCTGTCCGTGCCATCGATCGCTACGGCGTGGTTCTGCTCAGCGGAGGTCCAGGAACCGGTAAAACGAGCACGGTGCAGCACATGCTGCTCCGTGCCTACGAGAAGCAACCCAAGCTTCGAGCCCGGCTTGCCGCTCCCACAGGCAAGGCCGCACGTCGCCTCCAAGACGCCATTCGCAGCAACCCAATCACCGCAGCCTTGCCCTGCACCACTGTTCATCGTTTGCTTGAAGCTCGCCCTGGAGGCTTTGGCCGTCACCGACGCAATCCGCTAGAGCTGGACCTACTCATCGTCGATGAAATGTCGATGGTGGATTTAGAACTAGGCCGTGCCCTGTTGAGTGCACTGCCAACCCATTGCCAACTGATCTTGGTGGGAGATAGTGCTCAGCTACCACCGATTGGTGCAGGAGCCGTTTGGCAGCATCTCCAGGAACCTGATCAAAACAAGCGTTTCAAGGATGGGGCCATCACCCTTACAGAGGTCTATCGCAATCGAGGTGCTCTCGCTCAGATGAGTGCAGTGCTCCGTGATCAAGGCTTGAAACCGTTCTGGTCACAACTCAGCTCGTTGCCCAAAACCTCCAATATCACCGTTCATTATTCCCAAACAAGGCAGATCCCTGAAGCTGTGCATGCTGCACTCACTCAGCATCTTGACCATCTCAAGGACAAAGCGAGCGCACTAGGGATCAATGCTCATGGGCAACCCGATCAACAACAAGCCCAAGAGCTCCTCAACATCCTTGATACCTCGATGGTGCTCTGCCCCCGTCGACGGGGGCCATGGGGCGTTAATGCCGTCCACCAACACTTGCTCAATAGCTCTGAACCTCAGCGCTGGCCCTCTGGTCTGCCAGTGCTTTGCAGTGAAAATCAGCCGGAACTCGGACTCGCCAATGGAGATCTTGGGGTCATGGTCGGCGAGGGGGTTCAGCAGCGGGCCCTGTTTCTCTGCAGCGACCCCTCTGGCGACAGTCGACATGCGCTTTACCATCCCGCCCGTCTTCGGTCCTTAGAGCCAGCTCTCGCACTCACAATTCACAAGGCTCAGGGCTGCGAGATGGACAAAGTGATGCTGCTCTGGCCGACTCTCGACGATCGCCAAAGCAGCGCGCTTCTGTACACAGCAATCACCCGCGCTAAACAGCAAGTGCTGTTATTTGCAGACCCAGCAGCGTTGGCTCTAGGCCGCTGCACCACAATCTTGGCATCCTGA
- a CDS encoding UvrD-helicase domain-containing protein produces MSSRFQPNQYPLEAGVRLLEASAGTGKTFALAHLVLRLVTERKLNLKELLVVTFTEAAAAELRERIGRRLNDALQALLQSQTNNSASQTDSPPTDAVMEEWLTLHGQDPNTRRTIASNLLEALEGLERADITTIHGFCRRSLRRQALQNGTAIEVCLENDSQHLCQEVAYDYWEQQVLALPPDDVSGLLHAGLSADQLSHALSRLDSDCAVRIAGTEGSDDLERPLIDCFNQWLQSSWTVFEAEWNASGHTLETALRDCSTDWRSQGQTDTKPYSPKPKKDRANELSSWVSRQKDTHTLRISYGDVRSQSLLGDYFHPGCFSKTARRCSEPNPSLPQPTLQKAIAALWDGPAEKAWRHALNHGLQTLAARRAQQGVISFSGLLDALDPLATETEPQRWLAPIQQRYRVALIDEFQDTDPLQWRLLQACFATPNHLLLMVGDPKQAIYRFRGGDLNTYKQARQRADRIDNLLDNRRTTPSLMEAMNQWMAPGLSLSNLEVPPVTPCASALPLNLPDGEQPLQLIDLQRDDSDTPPTRTALESTIPPLVACQALQLLDSDPSLTPSDLCVLVSRHRQAEAVREQLAQRGLPSRLVSPGDVLSTTGADELQHLLDALSTPADGGRLRRLACSALMQWTSHQLQDAETNGDLDRLAGQLRNLQDDLPFLGLLGCLSQILEGRMLADLSSRGRLLGDIQQCARLVQDAMHRQGLDLGSAADWLRRQRLQPIEPTPDIRQPHSDLAESAVAVVTVHRSKGLQYPVVICPYLWQAPAQGKGPLWRTPPNDPEGTWQVALNPHWGQGQKAAERHQDDSAAEAERLAYVALTRAERHLVVFWVAAAGQEANPLANWVKELSMLEEPLTSRHLPAETTTLPFWRPAPRLETLQLSDVPQRTLDRSWGRSSYSAWISAQNGHHKPAPTDPRNLEEGRDIDAVADTEAPESPADSADQNGPLAEFPKGPGAGDCLHRILEQVSFQGPADQAPNQVVVTEELGRAGIDLQYCDAVITALNTLLMAPLGGPLQDLTLSDLSAGRRLHELSFDLPVAQQGKPVRSAGLAHAFEADSDHRFGQSYAQSLRQLDIRSRGFLTGSIDLVFTDGENPATARWWVADWKSNWIGERDDSGRGIACGPRHYSQAAMEEQMLSHHYPLQAHLYLLALDRYLRWRLDGYDPERHLGGYAYVFLRGISPEGGSGVVIEPAPLKRIRRLDHWLEGLS; encoded by the coding sequence ATGAGCAGCCGTTTCCAACCCAATCAATACCCCCTTGAGGCAGGAGTTCGTCTCCTTGAGGCCAGTGCTGGAACGGGAAAAACCTTTGCTTTAGCCCACCTGGTCCTACGGCTAGTCACAGAGCGGAAGCTGAACCTCAAAGAGCTTTTAGTTGTCACCTTCACAGAAGCCGCCGCTGCGGAATTGCGTGAACGCATTGGTCGTCGTCTCAACGACGCACTCCAAGCGCTGCTCCAAAGCCAAACCAACAACTCCGCCTCCCAAACCGACTCCCCACCCACAGATGCAGTGATGGAGGAGTGGCTAACCCTCCACGGGCAAGATCCCAACACCCGTCGAACAATCGCCAGCAACCTGCTGGAAGCACTGGAAGGGCTGGAACGTGCCGACATCACCACCATCCATGGCTTCTGCAGGCGCAGCCTTCGCCGACAAGCTCTCCAGAACGGCACGGCCATTGAGGTTTGTCTTGAAAATGACAGCCAGCATCTGTGCCAGGAGGTGGCCTACGACTACTGGGAACAACAAGTGTTGGCCCTGCCTCCCGACGATGTCTCAGGGCTATTGCATGCCGGTCTCTCCGCTGATCAGTTGAGCCATGCCCTCAGTCGCTTGGACAGCGATTGCGCTGTTCGGATCGCCGGTACTGAAGGATCAGACGACCTAGAGCGTCCCTTGATCGATTGCTTTAACCAGTGGCTGCAATCGAGCTGGACTGTGTTCGAAGCGGAATGGAACGCAAGCGGACACACGCTGGAAACGGCCCTTCGCGACTGCTCAACGGATTGGCGAAGCCAAGGCCAAACCGACACCAAGCCCTACTCACCGAAACCGAAAAAGGATCGCGCCAACGAACTCAGCAGCTGGGTTTCCCGCCAAAAAGATACGCATACGTTACGCATCAGTTACGGCGACGTGCGAAGTCAGAGCCTCCTTGGCGACTACTTCCATCCCGGATGTTTCAGCAAAACAGCTCGCCGCTGCAGTGAACCCAATCCAAGCCTTCCACAACCAACCCTGCAAAAAGCCATTGCAGCTTTGTGGGATGGACCAGCTGAGAAGGCTTGGCGACATGCGCTCAACCACGGACTCCAGACCCTGGCCGCCCGCCGAGCACAACAGGGCGTGATCAGCTTTTCTGGATTACTCGATGCCCTTGATCCGCTAGCGACCGAGACCGAACCTCAACGCTGGCTAGCCCCGATTCAGCAGCGCTACCGCGTGGCTCTGATCGACGAATTTCAAGACACGGATCCACTGCAGTGGCGCCTGCTCCAAGCCTGCTTTGCGACGCCAAACCATCTCTTGCTGATGGTGGGTGATCCCAAGCAAGCGATCTACCGCTTTCGAGGAGGAGACCTCAACACCTACAAGCAAGCCCGGCAACGGGCTGATCGAATCGACAATCTCCTCGACAACAGGCGTACAACCCCGTCCCTGATGGAGGCGATGAACCAATGGATGGCACCAGGCCTCAGCCTCTCGAACCTCGAGGTGCCGCCTGTCACGCCCTGTGCGAGCGCCCTTCCCTTGAACCTCCCGGATGGTGAGCAGCCTCTCCAGCTCATCGATTTACAGCGCGATGACTCCGACACCCCACCCACCCGCACAGCACTCGAATCGACCATTCCGCCCCTGGTCGCCTGCCAAGCCCTCCAACTGCTGGACAGCGATCCATCTCTGACCCCATCAGATCTTTGCGTTCTTGTCAGCCGTCATCGACAAGCCGAAGCGGTACGCGAACAGCTCGCGCAAAGAGGCCTCCCCAGCCGACTCGTGAGTCCTGGGGATGTCCTCAGCACCACGGGCGCGGATGAGCTGCAACATCTTCTCGATGCCCTCAGCACACCCGCCGATGGCGGACGCTTGCGGCGACTCGCCTGTTCCGCCCTGATGCAATGGACAAGCCATCAATTGCAGGACGCCGAAACCAACGGTGATCTCGACCGACTCGCCGGGCAACTTCGCAACCTGCAGGACGACCTCCCTTTCCTGGGTTTGCTCGGCTGCTTATCCCAAATCCTCGAGGGACGAATGCTCGCTGACCTCTCCAGCCGCGGGCGCTTGTTAGGCGACATCCAGCAATGTGCGCGACTGGTGCAAGACGCCATGCATCGACAAGGCCTCGACCTGGGCAGCGCCGCTGATTGGCTGAGACGACAGCGCTTACAACCGATCGAACCCACCCCTGACATCAGGCAGCCCCACAGCGATTTAGCGGAAAGCGCGGTGGCCGTTGTCACCGTGCACCGAAGCAAAGGCCTGCAGTACCCAGTGGTGATCTGCCCCTATTTATGGCAAGCACCAGCTCAGGGCAAAGGGCCTCTTTGGCGTACCCCCCCCAATGATCCAGAGGGGACCTGGCAAGTTGCGCTCAACCCCCATTGGGGGCAGGGACAAAAGGCCGCAGAACGACATCAAGACGACAGTGCTGCAGAAGCAGAGCGACTGGCCTATGTGGCCCTAACCCGTGCGGAGCGCCATCTCGTGGTCTTTTGGGTCGCCGCTGCGGGACAGGAGGCCAATCCTCTCGCGAACTGGGTCAAGGAGCTTTCCATGCTCGAAGAACCCCTTACGAGTCGCCACTTACCAGCAGAGACCACAACCCTGCCATTCTGGCGTCCAGCTCCGAGGCTTGAGACCTTGCAGTTGTCGGACGTTCCTCAACGCACTCTCGACCGCAGCTGGGGTCGAAGTAGCTACTCCGCTTGGATCTCCGCTCAGAACGGACATCACAAGCCAGCCCCAACTGATCCACGCAACCTCGAAGAAGGACGCGACATCGATGCTGTAGCCGATACGGAAGCCCCCGAAAGCCCAGCGGATTCAGCGGATCAAAACGGCCCTCTTGCAGAGTTTCCAAAAGGTCCGGGTGCGGGCGATTGCCTGCACAGAATCCTGGAACAGGTGAGCTTTCAAGGTCCTGCAGACCAAGCTCCCAATCAGGTTGTCGTGACTGAAGAGCTTGGCCGAGCCGGAATCGACCTCCAATACTGCGATGCCGTGATCACAGCGCTCAACACTTTGCTGATGGCACCCCTAGGCGGCCCTCTCCAAGACTTGACACTGTCCGATTTGAGCGCTGGGAGGCGTCTTCACGAGCTCAGCTTTGACCTACCCGTAGCCCAGCAAGGCAAGCCAGTGCGCTCCGCAGGTTTAGCCCATGCCTTTGAAGCAGACAGCGACCATCGTTTTGGTCAGAGCTACGCGCAAAGTTTGCGCCAGCTCGACATTCGCAGTCGGGGGTTTCTCACCGGATCGATCGATCTGGTGTTCACCGATGGGGAGAATCCCGCGACAGCCAGGTGGTGGGTAGCGGATTGGAAAAGCAATTGGATTGGTGAACGGGACGACTCTGGCCGTGGCATCGCCTGCGGACCGCGGCACTACAGCCAAGCCGCGATGGAGGAACAAATGCTCTCCCATCACTATCCGCTGCAGGCTCATCTCTATCTTTTGGCCCTGGATCGCTACCTGCGCTGGAGGCTCGATGGATACGACCCCGAACGCCATCTCGGCGGCTACGCCTATGTGTTTTTGAGGGGCATCAGCCCCGAAGGAGGCTCAGGCGTCGTAATCGAGCCTGCACCTTTAAAGCGAATCCGCCGACTGGACCACTGGCTTGAGGGGTTGTCGTAA